A genomic segment from Truepera sp. encodes:
- a CDS encoding CpsD/CapB family tyrosine-protein kinase, with the protein MTEQQVVKISFREAFHFLVRGFLPALAVAVAAGLLAYFATRDPVPIYRSTAILLATRPATGYSGSVNILEPTQVDPDVYRSAIVQGGLLEAALANVFGETPSIQQLTEWRRRVRVRVDENLISGLVRIEVDDKDPEVAAHVANALSDSLLAWDRDRVTRNLQATATALSRSVALLGAQIATAEQAGDDATAQVLKATRDQRLGQLRAADALNLSAVVLGLLEPFKSAVVEPDPVNDKALFMTVIAFALFFVLSYVVMFFAGITDPRIRNTDDLTKATGIEPMTTLPDERRGPAFLEALARLALPLPTTAALTAPTSGTSPAAGQVIVVTSPTTVRERSLLARHLAMAYARAGWRVLLVDADLKEGFISASLSAAPLTTSLVELLRGVEDAGPGSIANGSGTHFDLIPAGTVPIDGGALLLGRRISWLIGRWRSKYDVVVIDSTALAASAGTLSMARDADAVVLVAKANSTRIAAAQEAVRELKRAGSSFIGTVLAGVGAPLRGSKAPRRGAMTASPDMKSTQVTHAARAKVVQRPRRGA; encoded by the coding sequence GTGACCGAACAACAGGTTGTAAAGATCTCGTTCAGAGAAGCGTTCCACTTCTTGGTTCGTGGCTTCCTTCCGGCCCTGGCCGTGGCCGTGGCAGCAGGTCTGTTGGCCTACTTCGCGACCCGTGACCCAGTGCCGATCTACCGCTCGACCGCAATCCTCCTTGCAACTCGCCCGGCGACCGGCTACTCGGGCTCGGTCAACATCCTCGAGCCCACCCAGGTCGATCCGGACGTTTACCGCTCGGCAATCGTCCAGGGCGGCCTATTGGAGGCGGCGCTGGCCAACGTGTTCGGTGAGACGCCGTCTATTCAACAGTTGACGGAATGGCGGCGGCGCGTCCGGGTCCGAGTCGACGAGAACCTCATCTCCGGCCTGGTCCGTATCGAGGTTGACGACAAGGACCCGGAAGTTGCCGCCCACGTCGCGAATGCACTGTCGGACTCCCTCCTGGCATGGGATCGGGACAGGGTAACCAGGAACCTACAAGCCACGGCAACGGCCCTGAGTCGTTCGGTCGCGTTGCTAGGGGCGCAGATCGCCACCGCGGAGCAGGCGGGTGACGACGCAACGGCCCAGGTGTTGAAGGCAACGAGGGATCAGCGTCTAGGTCAGTTGAGGGCAGCAGACGCCCTCAACCTCTCGGCCGTCGTGCTGGGGCTCCTCGAACCCTTCAAGTCCGCAGTCGTCGAGCCCGATCCCGTGAACGACAAGGCCCTCTTCATGACGGTGATCGCCTTCGCACTATTCTTCGTCCTCTCCTACGTCGTCATGTTCTTCGCCGGGATCACCGATCCGAGGATCAGGAACACGGATGATCTGACGAAGGCCACGGGCATCGAACCCATGACCACACTCCCCGACGAGAGGCGGGGGCCTGCGTTCCTCGAGGCCCTGGCACGCTTGGCGCTACCGCTGCCGACGACGGCGGCGCTTACCGCCCCCACAAGTGGCACCTCCCCTGCTGCGGGACAGGTAATCGTAGTGACGTCACCCACCACCGTCCGTGAGCGCTCCTTGTTGGCGAGGCATCTGGCCATGGCATACGCGAGGGCGGGATGGCGCGTCTTGCTGGTGGACGCGGATCTGAAAGAAGGTTTCATCTCGGCCTCGCTGTCGGCTGCGCCGCTGACGACGTCGTTGGTCGAGCTCCTGCGAGGCGTCGAAGACGCCGGCCCGGGCTCCATTGCGAACGGCTCGGGCACGCATTTCGATCTGATCCCTGCCGGTACGGTGCCGATCGACGGAGGCGCACTGTTGTTGGGCCGCAGGATCTCGTGGCTCATCGGCCGGTGGCGCTCGAAGTACGACGTGGTGGTCATCGACTCCACGGCGCTAGCGGCGTCTGCAGGGACCCTATCAATGGCCCGCGACGCAGATGCCGTAGTACTGGTGGCCAAAGCGAACAGCACGCGAATCGCGGCAGCGCAGGAAGCGGTCAGAGAACTCAAGCGCGCCGGGTCCAGCTTCATCGGAACCGTCCTGGCCGGAGTGGGCGCCCCGCTGCGAGGCTCGAAGGCGCCGAGACGGGGGGCCATGACTGCCAGCCCCGACATGAAGTCGACGCAAGTGACTCATGCGGCTCGCGCCAAGGTCGTGCAGCGGCCGAGGCGCGGAGCTTAA
- a CDS encoding glycosyltransferase has translation MRPLRVALLLPSLTGGGAERVTLNLIEGLVELGCEVDLVLFTATGDLVGAVPEGANVVDLRCERALRSPLPIARYLRKRRPAVMVANMGHTNLVALLARSLARVPTRLVLTEHSTVSATAAGLKDRAYRLLAKMAYPSAESIVAVSKGVAESLVANLGLAEGTIDVIYNPVLAKRYWQALEVPAEHPWFGADQPPVVLGAGRLVAPKDFPTLIKAFARVRETREARLMIIGEGPERSALESLIREQGLGGSVLLPGFASNPVALMAGASAFVLSSVREGLPTVLIEALASGVPVVSTDCESGPREILQGGRLGRLVPVGDIGALATAIAEALDSAHEKVDPEFLEVYTPISAARQYLDAAGYHG, from the coding sequence ATGCGGCCGCTACGAGTGGCCCTGCTGCTGCCAAGCCTCACGGGAGGCGGAGCGGAGCGCGTGACTCTCAACCTGATCGAGGGGCTCGTCGAATTGGGCTGCGAAGTAGACCTGGTGCTTTTCACGGCAACCGGGGACTTGGTGGGCGCGGTTCCTGAAGGCGCTAATGTGGTGGATTTGCGGTGTGAGAGGGCGTTGCGTTCTCCGCTGCCCATTGCGCGCTACCTGAGAAAGCGTAGGCCGGCCGTGATGGTAGCGAACATGGGGCACACGAACCTGGTGGCGTTGCTTGCAAGGTCGCTAGCCCGCGTGCCTACGCGACTCGTGTTGACGGAACACTCGACCGTCTCAGCCACCGCGGCCGGCCTCAAAGACCGCGCCTACCGCCTCCTCGCAAAGATGGCCTATCCCTCCGCCGAGTCGATAGTGGCGGTGTCCAAGGGAGTTGCAGAGAGCCTCGTCGCCAACCTTGGGCTTGCCGAAGGCACCATTGACGTGATCTACAACCCCGTCCTCGCGAAACGTTACTGGCAGGCGCTCGAAGTTCCCGCAGAGCATCCGTGGTTTGGAGCGGACCAGCCGCCCGTGGTCTTGGGGGCCGGAAGGCTGGTGGCTCCGAAGGACTTTCCGACCCTCATCAAGGCTTTTGCCCGCGTACGTGAGACGCGCGAGGCGCGCCTCATGATCATAGGCGAGGGCCCGGAACGCTCAGCGCTCGAGTCACTGATTCGCGAACAGGGTCTGGGCGGTTCCGTGTTGCTCCCCGGGTTCGCCAGCAACCCGGTGGCGCTGATGGCCGGCGCCTCGGCCTTCGTACTTTCGTCCGTGCGCGAGGGATTGCCGACCGTGCTAATCGAGGCCCTGGCTTCGGGAGTTCCGGTGGTGTCCACAGACTGCGAGAGCGGGCCGCGCGAGATCCTGCAAGGGGGGCGCCTCGGGCGACTGGTTCCCGTAGGGGACATCGGGGCGCTCGCGACAGCCATCGCGGAAGCCCTGGACAGCGCCCATGAGAAGGTAGACCCCGAGTTCCTGGAAGTCTACACGCCGATCTCTGCCGCAAGACAATACCTTGATGCGGCCGGCTACCATGGGTAG
- a CDS encoding O-antigen ligase family protein translates to MRPATMGSVTQRLAFLSVLLFVLVLPIENVFVLPTVGSLSRLIGLVMVVSAIPTFLTRGSFAVRRQSLVVVLLGLFVLWTFASLLWSVEASSTLNYASTFTQILLFVIVIWQVSTYPAAVQAIQQAYVIGCTLAGLDGIRNFILDNEAVFRRFAVSNTDPNDYALALALGIPMAWQLFATGRGWWRFLNLLFIPVALGMIVLSASRGGTIAALVALLVVPLGLRTLDRFGRRAVLSLVVASALAVPVFWNDIAAVVGSNIERIGTIGTEITSGTLNEREVLWAAGMEALSRRPIIGVGGGAFPAAIEKVSGLRSPAHNTFISVAVETGTVGFVLFVAILAVAITPHLRAFNARSMPSIVLFATLLIGIVPLTWEFRKPTWLVIALLLLTRGVLVGRFTAPGSAAAPVSDGSAQEVAVERRP, encoded by the coding sequence ATGCGGCCGGCTACCATGGGTAGCGTTACGCAACGTCTGGCTTTTCTCAGCGTATTGCTCTTCGTCCTGGTACTGCCGATCGAGAACGTGTTCGTACTGCCGACGGTAGGCAGTCTCAGTCGATTGATCGGGCTGGTGATGGTCGTAAGTGCCATACCCACGTTCCTGACGCGAGGTTCATTCGCTGTTCGGCGCCAAAGCCTCGTCGTCGTGCTCCTTGGCCTCTTCGTTCTGTGGACTTTCGCCAGCCTGCTTTGGAGCGTTGAAGCCTCGAGTACTCTCAACTATGCCTCTACGTTCACGCAGATTCTACTATTCGTCATCGTCATCTGGCAGGTGAGTACGTATCCTGCGGCTGTACAAGCCATTCAGCAGGCTTACGTCATAGGCTGCACACTGGCTGGGCTAGACGGGATCAGGAATTTCATCTTGGACAACGAGGCGGTCTTCCGGCGCTTCGCCGTTTCCAATACGGATCCAAACGACTACGCGCTCGCGCTCGCCCTAGGCATACCGATGGCATGGCAATTGTTCGCCACGGGCCGCGGCTGGTGGCGCTTCCTCAACCTCCTTTTCATACCTGTGGCCCTGGGAATGATAGTGCTTTCCGCGTCGCGCGGCGGAACCATCGCGGCCCTGGTCGCGCTACTGGTGGTGCCTCTGGGGCTAAGAACGCTAGACCGGTTCGGACGGCGCGCAGTCCTTAGCTTGGTGGTCGCCAGCGCTCTGGCCGTTCCCGTGTTCTGGAACGACATAGCAGCCGTCGTGGGCAGCAACATCGAGCGGATCGGCACGATCGGGACGGAGATTACCTCAGGAACCCTGAACGAAAGAGAGGTGCTCTGGGCGGCCGGCATGGAGGCCCTGTCGAGGCGGCCTATCATCGGCGTCGGGGGCGGTGCATTCCCGGCGGCCATCGAGAAAGTGTCCGGCCTGCGCTCGCCTGCCCACAACACGTTCATCTCCGTTGCTGTCGAGACCGGCACCGTCGGCTTCGTGCTTTTCGTCGCCATCCTCGCGGTGGCCATTACCCCGCACCTACGTGCCTTCAACGCGCGCTCGATGCCCAGTATCGTGCTGTTCGCTACTTTGCTGATTGGAATCGTTCCTCTGACCTGGGAGTTCCGGAAGCCGACATGGCTGGTCATCGCGCTTCTATTGTTGACGCGCGGCGTTCTGGTCGGTCGCTTCACCGCCCCCGGATCCGCTGCCGCCCCGGTTAGTGATGGCAGCGCCCAGGAAGTCGCGGTGGAGCGACGGCCCTGA
- a CDS encoding oligosaccharide flippase family protein, producing MLLRHGVHYLVARGLPGVLNFLAIAIYTRLLNPDQYGAYTLTIAAVGAADAVLLRWLRLTLLRFLPKAGNDATTTLATLFRMYLALALGVSALTIASAWLFIANDFTRQLVLLGAGIFVVQGAFEITTERERSVLSPMRYGFYSGSKALIGLLIGAGLAAAGMGAIGLLIGLIASMLFPLIALGGATEWLAAARKRFDPELARQLARYGLPLAATGALAFVISSSDRFMLAGFIDQAAAGQYAVGYDLAQFTLGMLLTIVNLAAYPLIVSAFEKEGSAAAQQMLRWTLRLLLVIGLPAAIGLSILAQNIAAVMVGAEFRAAAAVIIPGIAIAALVAGLKSFYLDLSFQLSGSTIIQVWIVIITASLNVGLNVLLIPRVGILGAVYATLAAQLVAMLLSWGFGRREFVVPLPDKEAFPIFLAAAAMGAGLVLISGWRGPLALLAQVAIGVTLYALCLLIIDRRFFHKLASYGS from the coding sequence ATGCTCCTTCGTCACGGCGTTCATTACCTGGTGGCGCGGGGCTTGCCAGGGGTCCTCAACTTCTTGGCCATAGCCATCTACACTCGGTTGCTCAATCCGGATCAGTACGGCGCTTACACCCTTACGATCGCTGCGGTTGGCGCTGCTGACGCTGTACTCCTACGTTGGTTGCGCCTGACTCTACTTCGCTTCCTGCCCAAGGCCGGCAACGACGCCACGACCACCCTAGCGACTTTGTTTCGCATGTACTTGGCGCTCGCTCTAGGCGTGAGCGCCCTGACCATAGCCTCGGCCTGGTTGTTCATCGCTAACGATTTCACGCGGCAGCTCGTCCTTCTCGGGGCCGGCATATTCGTGGTGCAAGGAGCATTCGAGATCACCACGGAACGTGAGAGATCCGTGCTTTCGCCCATGCGCTACGGCTTCTATTCCGGTTCCAAGGCGCTCATCGGTCTCCTGATAGGCGCCGGCCTCGCTGCGGCCGGCATGGGCGCAATCGGGCTACTTATCGGTCTGATAGCTTCGATGCTGTTCCCCCTGATAGCCCTTGGTGGCGCAACAGAATGGCTGGCGGCCGCACGGAAAAGGTTCGACCCTGAACTCGCTCGGCAGCTCGCGCGCTACGGTCTGCCTTTGGCGGCAACGGGCGCCCTCGCGTTCGTGATCAGCAGCTCCGATCGGTTCATGCTTGCCGGCTTCATCGACCAAGCGGCCGCTGGGCAGTACGCCGTGGGTTACGACCTTGCGCAGTTCACGCTCGGCATGCTGCTCACCATCGTCAACCTGGCGGCCTATCCCCTGATAGTGTCGGCGTTCGAGAAGGAAGGCTCGGCAGCCGCGCAACAGATGTTGCGCTGGACGCTGCGTTTATTGTTGGTCATCGGGTTGCCGGCGGCCATCGGCCTCTCGATCCTTGCACAGAACATCGCGGCGGTGATGGTAGGCGCGGAGTTCAGAGCCGCCGCGGCCGTCATCATTCCTGGAATCGCCATCGCTGCACTCGTCGCCGGGCTGAAGTCCTTCTACCTCGACCTGTCCTTCCAACTGAGCGGGAGCACGATCATTCAGGTTTGGATCGTGATCATCACCGCGTCGCTCAACGTTGGCTTGAACGTGTTGCTGATTCCCAGGGTGGGCATTCTGGGGGCGGTGTACGCCACGTTGGCGGCTCAACTCGTGGCAATGCTGCTCTCCTGGGGGTTCGGCCGTAGAGAGTTCGTGGTGCCGCTACCCGACAAGGAGGCCTTCCCGATCTTCCTGGCTGCCGCGGCCATGGGAGCCGGCCTCGTGCTGATCAGCGGCTGGCGGGGTCCGCTCGCCCTTCTCGCTCAGGTAGCCATCGGCGTCACCTTGTATGCCCTGTGCCTGCTGATCATCGACCGCCGCTTCTTCCACAAGCTGGCCTCATACGGCAGTTAG